The following proteins come from a genomic window of Pyxidicoccus sp. MSG2:
- a CDS encoding DNA-processing protein DprA gives MADAETDSLTAEQQACLALWAVPGLGPRTLAALRAFADGSLAALASVPVRDWVSQAPVSPQVRRRLAAVDTLPPLAERVLEACRRVAMGVAFSGQHTYPDRLREVEDAPPLLFYRGRPGLPRRRVAMVGSRHPDHGFLPFARDFARKVAGAGVGVVSGAAVGVDQACHWGALDVGGETWAFLGSALDALDPAQARLLPHFLGRGGVFFSELPPGVRASVTTFPRRNRLISGASDVVLVLRAGKKSGALYTAHAGRAQGRPVFALPGDVRQVAAAGCNELLRDGHASACMGPEDVWRVVGVQPEVMGPPDYTASWEELSAEAKGTYGVLDRVPRTFDEVLVGSTLSPAALTGALVELELTGLVIQHPGKLYEKV, from the coding sequence ATGGCGGACGCTGAGACGGACAGCCTCACGGCGGAGCAGCAGGCGTGCCTGGCGCTCTGGGCCGTTCCCGGCCTGGGGCCGAGGACGCTGGCCGCCCTGCGCGCCTTCGCGGATGGAAGTCTCGCGGCGCTCGCCTCCGTCCCTGTACGGGACTGGGTGTCCCAGGCGCCGGTCTCCCCACAGGTGCGCAGACGGCTGGCGGCGGTGGACACGCTCCCTCCGCTGGCGGAGCGCGTGCTGGAGGCCTGCCGCCGGGTGGCCATGGGCGTGGCCTTCTCCGGCCAGCACACCTATCCGGACCGCCTGCGGGAGGTGGAGGACGCGCCTCCGCTGCTCTTCTACCGGGGGCGTCCGGGGCTGCCCCGGCGCCGGGTGGCCATGGTGGGCAGCCGCCATCCGGACCACGGCTTCCTGCCCTTTGCCCGGGACTTCGCGAGGAAGGTGGCGGGGGCGGGGGTGGGCGTGGTGTCCGGGGCCGCGGTGGGGGTGGACCAGGCGTGCCACTGGGGCGCGCTGGATGTGGGCGGGGAGACGTGGGCCTTCCTGGGGTCTGCCCTGGATGCGTTGGACCCGGCGCAAGCCCGCCTGCTTCCTCACTTTTTGGGGCGGGGAGGCGTGTTCTTCAGCGAGCTCCCACCTGGGGTCCGGGCGAGCGTTACCACCTTCCCGCGCCGCAACCGACTCATCTCCGGCGCATCCGATGTGGTCCTGGTGTTGAGGGCGGGGAAGAAGTCGGGGGCGCTATACACGGCCCACGCGGGGCGGGCACAGGGGCGGCCGGTGTTCGCGCTGCCCGGGGATGTGAGGCAGGTGGCGGCGGCGGGGTGCAACGAGCTGCTCCGGGACGGGCATGCGAGCGCCTGCATGGGCCCGGAGGATGTGTGGAGGGTGGTGGGCGTTCAGCCGGAAGTCATGGGGCCGCCGGACTACACGGCCTCGTGGGAGGAGCTCTCCGCGGAAGCGAAGGGCACTTATGGAGTGTTGGACCGGGTTCCCCGGACATTTGACGAGGTGCTGGTCGGCAGCACCCTCTCACCGGCGGCGCTCACCGGCGCGCTGGTGGAGCTGGAGTTGACGGGGCTGGTCATCCAGCACCCGGGCAAGCTGTACGAAAAGGTCTAG
- a CDS encoding LysM peptidoglycan-binding domain-containing protein codes for MRSRILTSLMLSLAVAPAWSARAQQEGTEEQDQDTGSETEGAEVMDEAPERPQGTVSVPPGTPKGRESAPGEVHSVQDGDTLWDLSQRYLGSPWYWPKVWAYNPEIANPHWIYPGNQVRFFASGEEVPTRVGTEIAAEDVTAPTEMSGGDLVTVTGKIGYDVSAARPVTTQGFVTQRELDEAGRIEGSSSGALMLSFPDTAYVRFKKKGSAKVGDRYVVYHTTQAVQHPVTKKKLGYLTDFLGTLRVIRVSDNVVTAQVVDTWDGMERGDLVGPVGERLTERVAPKANAKELQATVITALVPYLTLLGEFHTVVVDRGSADGVQLGNTFTILRQGDPSLQVLGQEAKPLTANEKRFPWENIGTCMVTEVKERTSNCLMTRSMEELVPGDRAVMRVGEPTASR; via the coding sequence ATGCGCTCCCGGATCCTCACCTCGCTGATGTTGAGCCTCGCCGTCGCGCCGGCCTGGAGCGCGCGCGCCCAGCAGGAGGGCACGGAGGAGCAGGACCAGGACACCGGCAGCGAGACGGAGGGCGCCGAGGTCATGGACGAGGCCCCCGAGCGCCCCCAGGGCACCGTGTCCGTCCCGCCGGGCACGCCCAAGGGCCGCGAGAGCGCCCCGGGCGAGGTCCACTCCGTGCAGGACGGTGACACGCTCTGGGACCTGTCCCAGCGCTACCTGGGCAGCCCCTGGTACTGGCCGAAGGTCTGGGCCTACAACCCGGAGATCGCCAACCCGCATTGGATCTACCCGGGCAACCAGGTGCGCTTCTTCGCCTCGGGCGAAGAGGTGCCCACCCGCGTGGGCACGGAGATTGCCGCCGAGGACGTGACGGCGCCCACCGAGATGAGCGGCGGCGACCTGGTGACGGTGACGGGGAAGATTGGCTACGACGTGTCGGCCGCGCGCCCGGTGACGACCCAGGGCTTCGTCACCCAGCGCGAGCTGGACGAGGCCGGCCGGATCGAGGGCTCGTCCTCCGGCGCGCTGATGCTGTCCTTCCCGGACACCGCCTACGTGCGCTTCAAGAAGAAGGGCAGCGCCAAGGTGGGGGACCGCTACGTCGTCTACCACACCACCCAGGCCGTCCAGCACCCGGTGACGAAGAAGAAGCTGGGCTACCTCACCGACTTCCTCGGCACGCTGCGCGTGATTCGCGTGAGCGACAACGTCGTCACCGCGCAGGTGGTGGACACGTGGGACGGCATGGAGCGCGGCGACCTGGTGGGCCCCGTCGGCGAGCGCCTCACCGAGCGCGTGGCCCCGAAGGCCAACGCGAAGGAGCTGCAGGCCACCGTCATCACCGCGCTGGTGCCGTACCTGACGCTGCTCGGCGAGTTCCACACGGTGGTGGTGGACCGGGGCAGCGCGGACGGCGTCCAGCTGGGCAACACCTTCACCATCCTCCGCCAGGGCGACCCGTCCCTCCAGGTGCTCGGCCAGGAGGCGAAGCCGCTCACCGCCAACGAGAAGCGCTTCCCCTGGGAGAACATCGGCACCTGCATGGTGACCGAGGTGAAGGAGCGCACCTCCAACTGCCTCATGACGCGCTCCATGGAAGAGCTCGTTCCCGGCGACCGCGCCGTCATGCGCGTCGGCGAGCCCACCGCCAGCCGCTGA
- a CDS encoding tetratricopeptide repeat protein, producing the protein MPARSVIFRLLAAAPLCVMSACASNAASQADVGALRAEVQALRETQARLTERLQRLEAHDAVEKARTSGAPARATPADASASGDGLGTTPELAVVKLKPRNEPAPKLPTAVPVVEPDTEQMEMFISAVPEGAAAASGGEAATVVASRDDDADAKDPDVLDAEYDKAVSLLRTGNVEGGVERLRRFAEENPRHPRADNALYFSGLGLIGLSEFKDAARTFERLIKTYPAGDAMLDSMLRLAECRMRLNQAADAKALYTRVVTQFPGTAAATQAEQRLAALPQ; encoded by the coding sequence GTGCCCGCGCGCTCCGTCATCTTCCGCCTGCTCGCCGCCGCGCCCCTGTGCGTGATGAGCGCTTGCGCCTCCAACGCCGCCAGCCAGGCGGACGTGGGGGCGCTGCGAGCGGAGGTGCAGGCCCTGCGCGAGACGCAGGCCCGGCTGACCGAGCGCCTGCAGCGACTGGAGGCGCACGACGCGGTGGAGAAGGCCCGTACGAGTGGTGCCCCCGCGCGCGCCACGCCCGCGGACGCCAGCGCTTCTGGAGACGGCCTGGGCACCACGCCGGAGCTGGCGGTGGTGAAGCTCAAGCCGCGCAACGAGCCCGCGCCGAAGCTGCCCACCGCGGTGCCCGTGGTGGAGCCGGACACGGAGCAGATGGAGATGTTCATCAGCGCCGTGCCGGAAGGGGCCGCGGCCGCCTCGGGCGGCGAGGCCGCCACCGTGGTCGCCTCGCGCGACGACGACGCGGACGCGAAGGACCCGGACGTGCTCGACGCCGAGTACGACAAGGCCGTGTCGCTCTTGCGTACCGGCAACGTGGAGGGCGGCGTGGAGCGCCTGCGCCGCTTCGCGGAGGAGAATCCGCGCCACCCTCGCGCCGACAACGCGCTGTACTTCAGCGGGCTCGGGCTGATCGGCCTCAGCGAGTTCAAGGACGCCGCGCGGACGTTCGAGCGGCTCATCAAGACCTATCCCGCCGGGGATGCCATGCTGGACAGCATGCTCCGGCTCGCCGAGTGCCGGATGCGGCTGAACCAGGCCGCGGATGCCAAGGCGCTCTACACCCGCGTCGTCACCCAGTTCCCGGGGACGGCCGCCGCCACGCAGGCGGAGCAGCGGCTCGCCGCGCTCCCGCAGTGA
- the pgeF gene encoding peptidoglycan editing factor PgeF, whose amino-acid sequence MSTAFLTSSLLPVPHGFATRAGGVSEGPYASLNLGFSTGDAQEKVLENLRRLATGAGAPLGALCRVSQVHGDRVLEARGGEGEALRPVEGEADALWTEAPGTWVAVGTADCVPVLLVDPDGQRVAAVHSGWRGTDADISARAVEALVAKGARPERLLAAVGPCIQRCCYEVSGELGQRFTARFGAEVVEAAGGAVKLDLTRAVRLTLLRAGLKPAHVDVLPACTACEPERFFSHRRDAGRTGRHLNYVVHRF is encoded by the coding sequence ATGTCGACCGCGTTCCTGACGTCCTCGCTGCTGCCCGTTCCCCATGGCTTCGCCACCCGCGCGGGAGGCGTTTCGGAGGGGCCGTACGCGTCGCTCAACCTGGGCTTCTCCACCGGCGACGCGCAGGAGAAGGTGCTGGAGAACCTCCGCCGGCTGGCCACGGGCGCCGGGGCTCCGCTGGGCGCGCTGTGCCGCGTGTCACAGGTGCATGGCGACCGGGTGCTGGAGGCGCGGGGCGGGGAAGGGGAGGCCTTGCGGCCGGTGGAGGGCGAGGCGGATGCGCTTTGGACGGAGGCGCCTGGCACGTGGGTGGCGGTGGGCACGGCGGACTGCGTGCCGGTGCTGCTGGTGGACCCGGACGGACAGCGCGTGGCGGCGGTGCACTCGGGGTGGCGGGGCACGGACGCGGACATCAGCGCGCGGGCGGTGGAGGCGCTGGTGGCGAAGGGCGCGCGGCCGGAGCGGTTGCTCGCGGCGGTGGGGCCCTGCATCCAGCGCTGCTGCTACGAGGTGTCCGGAGAATTGGGCCAGCGCTTCACCGCCCGCTTCGGTGCTGAAGTGGTGGAGGCCGCTGGCGGCGCGGTGAAGCTGGACCTGACACGGGCGGTGCGGCTGACGCTGCTGCGCGCGGGGCTGAAGCCGGCGCACGTGGACGTGCTACCGGCCTGTACCGCATGTGAGCCCGAGCGCTTCTTCTCCCACCGCCGCGACGCGGGGCGCACCGGACGCCACCTCAACTACGTGGTACACCGCTTCTAG
- a CDS encoding diguanylate cyclase has protein sequence MPLGPDTVGRKLLWSIALPGLVVALLGVGHFWREAQVAVQDATQVESLALAEFVASTFTLPQAPGASKAHAAVAEVLSSDTRLFRSVEDARVLTPDGHIRWSRRPDEVGQEHAEAKRLTAPGPEAARSVDGVTEVVRPLGGPECGSCHSEGEVPGASVLQMRVAEPTLHQQLTEMFRGALGAMVLFIVLLAFITALALHFNLTRPLHKLSAAMGRAEAGDLLVRADARGTDELSRLGAAFNQMLARLTAMKAEEIDTHRDLAVVKEKLALKEELEGRLRELSLLFDVARSLNATLELDELLEAVTRLVVERLQIPDFSIMLLNVEGLLEVKHAWPEGRAAEGLTFALGEGACGRAAQTLKAVYLPDLGDRTSIFARRGLVEGAVDTGALLAVPMVHMGTLLGVMNFQRPEVASFSAEEIELLTAVADLAATAVKNARLHAETVKLTMTDPLTGVPNRRHLFQRMELELARAQRFGVPLALLMVDVDHFKRLNDVAGHRVGDETLRRVCDALRLRVRKVDTLARYGGEEFVLLLPQASKEDAVEVAEKLRRAVADNVLLSQPGLPGNHVTVSVGVAHYPTDAATQEELVDCADAALYCSKRTGRNRTTPYESGMEMHPGRERGPHSPPADVPAATTTTPGGVAKA, from the coding sequence ATGCCCCTGGGTCCCGACACTGTTGGCAGGAAGCTCCTGTGGAGCATCGCCCTGCCGGGGCTGGTGGTGGCGTTGCTGGGCGTGGGCCACTTCTGGCGCGAGGCGCAGGTGGCGGTGCAGGACGCGACGCAGGTGGAGTCGCTGGCGCTGGCGGAGTTCGTCGCCTCCACCTTCACGCTTCCGCAGGCGCCGGGCGCATCCAAGGCCCACGCGGCGGTGGCGGAGGTGCTGAGCTCGGACACGCGCCTGTTCCGCTCGGTGGAGGACGCGCGGGTGCTGACGCCGGACGGGCACATCCGCTGGTCCCGCCGGCCGGACGAGGTGGGCCAGGAGCATGCGGAGGCCAAACGGCTGACGGCGCCCGGGCCGGAGGCGGCACGCTCCGTGGACGGGGTGACGGAGGTGGTGCGGCCGCTGGGCGGTCCCGAGTGCGGCAGCTGCCACTCGGAGGGCGAGGTGCCCGGCGCGAGCGTCCTGCAGATGCGCGTGGCGGAGCCGACGCTGCACCAGCAGCTCACGGAGATGTTCCGCGGCGCGCTGGGCGCCATGGTGCTGTTCATCGTGCTGCTGGCGTTCATCACCGCGCTGGCGCTGCACTTCAACCTCACCCGCCCGCTGCACAAGCTGAGCGCGGCCATGGGGCGCGCGGAGGCGGGCGACCTGCTGGTGCGCGCGGACGCGCGGGGCACGGACGAGCTGTCCCGGCTGGGCGCGGCCTTCAACCAGATGCTGGCGCGGCTCACCGCGATGAAGGCGGAGGAAATCGACACCCACCGGGACCTCGCGGTGGTGAAGGAGAAGCTCGCCCTCAAGGAGGAGCTGGAGGGACGCCTGCGCGAGCTGTCGCTGCTCTTCGACGTGGCGCGCTCGCTCAACGCCACGCTGGAGCTGGACGAGCTGCTGGAGGCCGTCACCCGGCTGGTGGTGGAGCGGCTCCAGATTCCGGACTTCTCCATCATGCTCCTCAACGTGGAGGGGCTGCTGGAGGTGAAGCACGCGTGGCCGGAGGGCCGCGCGGCCGAGGGGCTCACCTTCGCGCTGGGCGAGGGCGCGTGCGGGCGCGCGGCCCAGACGCTCAAGGCGGTGTACCTGCCGGACCTGGGTGACCGCACCAGCATCTTCGCGCGGCGCGGCCTGGTGGAGGGCGCGGTGGACACGGGCGCGCTGCTGGCGGTGCCCATGGTGCACATGGGCACGCTGTTGGGGGTGATGAACTTCCAGCGCCCCGAGGTGGCCAGCTTCTCCGCGGAGGAAATCGAGCTGCTGACAGCCGTCGCGGACCTGGCGGCCACGGCGGTGAAGAACGCGCGGCTGCACGCGGAGACGGTGAAGCTCACCATGACGGACCCGCTCACCGGCGTGCCCAACCGGCGCCACCTCTTCCAGCGCATGGAGCTGGAGCTGGCGCGGGCGCAGCGCTTCGGCGTCCCGCTGGCGCTGCTGATGGTGGACGTGGACCACTTCAAGCGCCTCAACGACGTGGCGGGCCACCGGGTGGGCGACGAGACGCTGCGCCGCGTGTGCGACGCGCTCCGGCTGCGCGTGCGCAAGGTGGACACGCTGGCGCGCTACGGCGGCGAGGAGTTCGTCCTGCTGTTGCCCCAGGCCTCCAAGGAGGACGCGGTGGAGGTGGCGGAGAAGCTGCGCCGCGCGGTGGCGGACAACGTGCTGCTGTCCCAGCCCGGCCTGCCCGGCAACCACGTCACCGTGTCCGTGGGCGTGGCCCACTACCCCACCGACGCCGCCACCCAGGAAGAGCTGGTGGACTGCGCCGACGCGGCCCTCTATTGCAGCAAGCGCACGGGCCGCAACCGCACCACCCCGTACGAGTCCGGCATGGAGATGCACCCCGGCCGCGAGCGCGGCCCCCACTCCCCTCCCGCCGACGTGCCCGCCGCCACCACCACCACGCCGGGTGGCGTGGCCAAGGCGTAG
- a CDS encoding SGNH/GDSL hydrolase family protein: MSVNYVALGDSTAVGVGAARGGGYPERLASRLRSDGLPVGLTNLGQSGARIRDVFTGQVKRAVAAQPTLVTLGVGTNDLWRGTSVEDFQEELDRIARRLKQTGAPLVVVNIADMALAPVAKLVPSSLYEGRIEPFNAAMAEVARAHGLHLVDLYTASKEMIPQRPQFFCHDGFHPSDEGYEEWADLLLPTVRTLVSR, encoded by the coding sequence ATGAGCGTCAACTACGTCGCCCTCGGCGACAGCACGGCGGTGGGCGTGGGGGCGGCGCGTGGCGGGGGCTACCCCGAGCGCCTCGCCTCCCGGCTTCGGAGTGACGGGCTCCCGGTGGGCCTCACCAACCTGGGGCAGAGCGGGGCCCGCATCCGCGACGTCTTCACGGGGCAGGTGAAGCGCGCGGTGGCCGCGCAGCCCACGCTGGTGACACTGGGGGTGGGCACCAACGACCTCTGGCGCGGCACCTCGGTGGAGGACTTCCAGGAGGAACTGGACCGCATCGCCCGCCGGCTGAAACAGACGGGCGCGCCGCTGGTGGTGGTGAACATCGCGGACATGGCCCTGGCGCCGGTGGCGAAGCTGGTGCCGAGCTCCCTCTACGAGGGCCGCATCGAGCCCTTCAACGCCGCCATGGCCGAGGTGGCCCGTGCGCACGGCCTGCACCTGGTGGACCTGTACACGGCCAGCAAGGAGATGATCCCCCAGCGCCCGCAGTTCTTCTGTCACGACGGCTTCCACCCGTCCGACGAGGGGTACGAGGAGTGGGCGGACCTGCTGCTGCCCACGGTGCGCACGCTGGTGTCGCGCTGA